AAACTGGTTGCCGTAATCGGCTGTACAGGTACTTCAACCACTGGAGCTGGATGTAAACGTTTGGTTGTCATGTAGCTTTTAGCGATATTCCAAATATCACTGAAGCCTGATTGGTATTGAATATCGGTATTTTCAAATTTAACAACGTCTGTTTTATCAGCTGCAAAAAATGATTTAATTGAAAAAGCCATCACCAATACCCCCACCAAAATCAAAAAATATTTCATTGTAAAACCCAGAAAGTAAACTGCACGGTGCAGTTTATTAAAATATGATTGAAAAGTAAACTACCCAGTGTAGAATGTCTCGAGATTTACATTACGAGTAAAAACCATGCCGACTGAAAAAATGACTTTGAGCCAAAAAAAACGTGCTGCCATCATCAACGCAGCCAAAGTGACCTTCACTGAGTTTGGTGTTGCTGCAACCAGTATGGACAAGCTGGCCGAAGTTGCCGGCGTGTCTAAGCGCACGGTTTACAATCACTTTGACACTAAAGAAGCGATCGTTATGAACTTAATGGCTGATCTATGGGACCGCTCTTTCAAACATAATGTTGCAGAATACCAAAGCAATACACCTTTGCTTGAGCAGTTATCGGAAGTGGTATTTAAAGAAATCAATTTTATCAGTAGCCATGAGTACATAGAGCTGACACGTATGGCTATTGGGCATTTTTTCTATACACCAGAGTCCATGAACCAAGAGTTTCAACGTGTTAAAAAGCAAGAAAGCGCCACAATGCGCTGGATAAGAGCAGCCATGGCCGACAAAAAGATTTCAGTCACTAATGAGGAATTGGCGCTACAGCAAATACATAGCTTGATTAAAGGAAGTTGTTTTTGGCCTCAAGTCATGCAATTTGCTGACAGACTTAACCATGATGAGCAGCAAGAAATAGCCAATGAAGTCGCCAAAATGTTTTTGTGTCGCTATCAAAATGCATCAACTTAGCCCGTCGTTAGACGCGATTGTCACCCACTCCTAATGAAATGATACGGCTGATTTGAGCTTGGCTTAAGCCAGACTCTTGTTGCCAATGGTTAAACGCTGCTTGCGCCTGTCTTAGCGCAGTTTGCGAGGTAAAACCTGCATCAACGACCTTATTGGCTTTTAAATAAGATTGCACATCGTTGGTCAATAAAAAGGTATCTTTACCAACCGTGCGCAAAAAATAAGGCCCTGTATTACCACCCAAGCGACTGCCTTTTTTCTTCAGTACTTGCCAAAGCCCAGTAATGTCATCTTCTGGCCAGTTAGCAATAAACTCAGCGAAGCTGCCATGCTCTGCTGCCAATTGCTGCACCATATAAGCATTATCAACAATGGATTGGGTTTTCTTTTGATGACGAATAAGCGTGGCATCTGTGGCACGCTCTTGAATTTGATCAGGAGACAACATTAAAACTTTAAAAGGCTCAAAGTTAAAGAAGGCTTCTTCATAAGCAGGCCATTTATTCTCAACCACTCGCCAAACAAAGCCACTTTGAAACACTTGCTTGCTCATTGCAGATAGCAATTGGGCATCGGTAAATTGCCCAATCTCATCAGCATCTAATGTTTGCGGCATTAATAAGCCTAGCGCTTTAGCACCACCTTTACGTTCGGCTGCGCGGTCAAAAATATCGCTAAACTTCTCTAATGTGGCCACTTGGGTTACCTACTCAATACATTATTATCTTTGGGTATAATAACGTTTACGAAGCTAAACTCAATTTAGGAGCAAGGTTTTGGTCTTTCTTAACTTGTAAAAATTCTTTCCACTTAACCAGCTCCGGAGGCATAGCGGGTGTCGGCCCTTCATAGCCCGCTGCAGCAACTAAATCAGTAATCGGAACTTGTTTACCCTTACAAATAAACACGCCACGTACATGCATGATGCAATGTAAGCCTCTCGCGGTAACAAAGCGTTGTTCAATATAAAAATATTTCTCATCCCATCCAACAATGCGAGTTTCGATTTCAAATTTTTCCATCGGTTTGATATCACGGAAAAAAGTAAACTCTGATGCGTTCACAATAGGCAGCCATTTCAGCTTTAGAAATTTCTGCATTAGTCCCATTTCTGCAATCATGTGAGTACGAGCAAGATCCATAAACGCAGGATAACGAGAGTTGGTTAAATGCATATTGATGTCGCAATCTAGCGGCAAT
This window of the Shewanella goraebulensis genome carries:
- a CDS encoding DNA-3-methyladenine glycosylase I, with the protein product MATLEKFSDIFDRAAERKGGAKALGLLMPQTLDADEIGQFTDAQLLSAMSKQVFQSGFVWRVVENKWPAYEEAFFNFEPFKVLMLSPDQIQERATDATLIRHQKKTQSIVDNAYMVQQLAAEHGSFAEFIANWPEDDITGLWQVLKKKGSRLGGNTGPYFLRTVGKDTFLLTNDVQSYLKANKVVDAGFTSQTALRQAQAAFNHWQQESGLSQAQISRIISLGVGDNRV
- a CDS encoding thioesterase family protein — translated: MNLYFRLIWLMLWRNRQAKKIGFLDTSRISYRALPLDCDINMHLTNSRYPAFMDLARTHMIAEMGLMQKFLKLKWLPIVNASEFTFFRDIKPMEKFEIETRIVGWDEKYFYIEQRFVTARGLHCIMHVRGVFICKGKQVPITDLVAAAGYEGPTPAMPPELVKWKEFLQVKKDQNLAPKLSLAS
- a CDS encoding TetR/AcrR family transcriptional regulator, translated to MPTEKMTLSQKKRAAIINAAKVTFTEFGVAATSMDKLAEVAGVSKRTVYNHFDTKEAIVMNLMADLWDRSFKHNVAEYQSNTPLLEQLSEVVFKEINFISSHEYIELTRMAIGHFFYTPESMNQEFQRVKKQESATMRWIRAAMADKKISVTNEELALQQIHSLIKGSCFWPQVMQFADRLNHDEQQEIANEVAKMFLCRYQNAST